The uncultured Devosia sp. sequence TGGGGGTCAGTTCCACCGTGGCATTGGCTTCGCCGGCGACCATGGCGGCAAAGATGTCCGGCACGCCGTCGATCGAGACCACCTTGATGTCGGTGCCGGGCTTGAGGCCGGCATCCTTGATGGCCTGGATGGCGCCAACGGCCATGTCGTCATTATGGGCATAGACCGCACAGATATCGGCACCGCCATTTTCGGCCTTGATGAAGCCTTCCATGACTTCCTTGCCCTTGGCGCGGGTGAAGTCGCCGGTCTGCGACCGCGCGATGGTCAGGTTGGCATGGCCGGCAATGGCTTCTTCGAAGCCCTGCTTGCGGTTGATGGCCGGGGTCGAGCCCACCGTGCCCTGAAGTTCGACGATCTTGCAGTCGGCATCGCCGACTTCATTGACCAGCCATTCGCCGGCGGTGCGGCCTTCCAAAACCTGATCGGATGCCACCGAGGTCAGGTAGAGGTCTTCAGGCGCATCGACACCGCGGTCGAGCAGCATGACGGGGATTTCGGCTTCCTTGGCTTCGGCCAGAACGTCTTCCCAGCCGGTGGCAACAACGGGTGCCACGA is a genomic window containing:
- the ytfQ gene encoding galactofuranose ABC transporter, galactofuranose-binding protein YtfQ, encoding MTSVAIAQDNLSGLTVGFSQIGSESGWRAAETSVTKQQAEERGIDLKFADAQQKQENQIKAIRGFIAQGVDAILVAPVVATGWEDVLAEAKEAEIPVMLLDRGVDAPEDLYLTSVASDQVLEGRTAGEWLVNEVGDADCKIVELQGTVGSTPAINRKQGFEEAIAGHANLTIARSQTGDFTRAKGKEVMEGFIKAENGGADICAVYAHNDDMAVGAIQAIKDAGLKPGTDIKVVSIDGVPDIFAAMVAGEANATVELTPNMAGPAFDALSAYLADGTEPEKFIITESKLYTPADNPQGEYDTRKGLGY